One Cohnella candidum genomic region harbors:
- a CDS encoding alpha/beta hydrolase family protein, with protein MYQLTYVSDGLKVKGYLAFPHGYGLPPGELAESLRRHYGRTDLPVTPIATPLLRDIRDVRAAESPWPVFLYCRGGIGHVGRVQTHWLERFARHGHLVFAPCYRGSENGEGRDEFGGRDREDVLAAYRFLESLPFVDARRISVMGFSRGAINAAQAAASPLPIRKLALWSGVSDLARTYEERVDMRRMLKRVIGGSPAKLPEAYRERSPEALAGRIGCPTLVIHGTNDVQVDFEHGRRMYERLLEAGVPADFHRYEGLGHHLPPDVHEAAIARMFDWIRR; from the coding sequence ATGTATCAACTCACGTATGTATCGGACGGATTGAAGGTCAAAGGATACTTGGCCTTTCCGCACGGTTACGGTCTTCCTCCCGGCGAATTGGCCGAATCGCTGCGGCGGCATTACGGGCGAACGGACCTCCCGGTAACGCCGATCGCGACGCCGCTGCTTCGCGACATTCGGGACGTCCGCGCGGCCGAGTCCCCTTGGCCGGTCTTCCTCTACTGCCGCGGCGGCATCGGCCATGTCGGCCGGGTGCAGACACACTGGCTGGAGCGGTTCGCCCGGCATGGGCACCTGGTGTTCGCCCCCTGTTACCGCGGCAGCGAAAACGGCGAAGGCCGCGACGAATTCGGCGGCCGCGACCGGGAGGACGTGCTTGCTGCATACCGTTTCTTAGAGAGCCTGCCGTTCGTGGATGCCCGCCGCATCTCCGTGATGGGATTTTCCCGCGGAGCGATCAACGCGGCGCAAGCCGCTGCAAGCCCGCTCCCCATTCGCAAACTCGCGCTGTGGAGCGGCGTGTCCGACCTGGCGCGGACTTATGAGGAAAGGGTCGATATGCGGCGAATGCTGAAGCGCGTGATCGGCGGCTCGCCGGCCAAGTTGCCGGAAGCGTACCGGGAACGTTCGCCCGAGGCACTTGCCGGACGCATCGGGTGCCCGACGCTCGTCATCCATGGCACGAACGACGTGCAAGTGGATTTCGAACACGGCAGGCGCATGTACGAACGTCTGCTGGAAGCAGGCGTGCCGGCGGATTTCCATCGGTACGAAGGCCTCGGGCATCACCTTCCGCCCGACGTCCACGAAGCCGCCATCGCCCGCATGTTCGACTGGATACGCAGATAG
- a CDS encoding LysR family transcriptional regulator, giving the protein MESSDLRVFRTVAMEGSVTKAAAKLGYVQSNVTARIRQLEQELGTPLFLRHNRGMTLSAGGQTLLGYADKIVGLLEEASQALASTLTPSGPLRLGSTQTAAAVRLPPLLADYYRRHPGVQLSVTTGHTQFLLEKILHYELDAAFLGCPVDHPDLLSIPVFDEELVILSPAEVSSLEEAVTRPILVLSLGCSYREILESWLQSNGSAQPVIMEFGTLEAIVGGVSAGLGISLLPRAVLRATGKENAMRAHEMPGTANRMHTTFVIRKDSFVSSALKAFMDMLPDPG; this is encoded by the coding sequence ATGGAAAGCTCGGATCTGCGCGTATTTCGGACCGTGGCGATGGAAGGATCCGTGACCAAAGCCGCCGCCAAGCTGGGCTACGTCCAATCCAACGTCACCGCCCGCATCCGGCAGCTGGAGCAGGAGCTCGGCACCCCGTTGTTTCTGCGGCATAATCGCGGCATGACGCTTTCGGCCGGCGGCCAAACGCTTCTCGGCTACGCGGACAAAATCGTCGGATTGTTGGAGGAAGCCTCCCAGGCGCTTGCCTCTACGCTTACTCCCTCCGGACCGCTCCGGCTCGGCTCTACGCAGACCGCCGCAGCCGTGCGCCTCCCTCCGCTGCTCGCGGATTATTACCGCCGTCATCCGGGCGTGCAGCTATCGGTGACGACCGGGCATACGCAGTTTCTGCTGGAAAAGATCCTGCATTACGAACTCGACGCCGCCTTTCTCGGCTGCCCGGTCGACCACCCGGACCTGCTGTCCATTCCGGTATTCGACGAGGAGCTCGTCATTTTGTCGCCGGCGGAGGTCTCCTCTTTGGAAGAGGCCGTGACCCGGCCGATTCTCGTGCTCAGCCTCGGGTGCTCCTACCGGGAAATTCTCGAAAGCTGGCTGCAATCGAACGGCTCGGCGCAGCCGGTCATCATGGAGTTCGGCACGCTCGAGGCGATCGTCGGCGGAGTCTCGGCCGGCCTCGGCATTTCCTTGCTTCCACGCGCAGTTTTACGCGCGACCGGGAAAGAAAACGCGATGCGCGCCCATGAAATGCCCGGAACGGCCAACCGGATGCATACGACGTTCGTAATCCGCAAAGATTCGTTCGTGAGCAGCGCATTGAAAGCTTTCATGGACATGCTGCCGGATCCGGGGTGA
- a CDS encoding metal-dependent hydrolase, with product MDYMTHSLFGVAAYAAQDKSKLDVKTKIALLATSVGANIIPDIDIQWATKTNDSYLIYHRGITHSFLMAPVWAGLFALLAFLLVRAKGKRFFLTALAGVLLHIVSDWTNPWGTGLLEPFTSRRYVSGFIPNKGYVFWCFAAAIAVLLPFFRMPKQRLRVLRGFWALSAFYVLFQLGHASYLYADLKAQGYEHVAIRADRWPGGFSYYAKKGGEIVEGRSDLRGRQPSGIVQEYRTDPVDLDPLMENPSARALILFAPFVGTQDLGDSVRLFDPRFAGRRGFLDIVVPKPNPSSN from the coding sequence ATGGACTATATGACGCACAGTCTGTTCGGAGTCGCCGCGTACGCGGCCCAGGACAAATCGAAACTCGACGTCAAAACGAAAATCGCCCTCCTCGCGACATCCGTCGGGGCAAACATCATCCCCGACATCGATATCCAATGGGCGACCAAAACGAACGATTCCTATTTGATTTATCATCGCGGAATTACGCATTCCTTCTTGATGGCGCCCGTCTGGGCGGGCTTGTTCGCCTTGCTGGCCTTCCTTCTCGTGCGTGCCAAGGGCAAACGGTTCTTCTTGACGGCGCTTGCGGGCGTCCTTCTCCATATCGTCAGCGATTGGACGAATCCTTGGGGAACCGGGCTGCTGGAGCCGTTCACTTCCCGGCGATACGTCTCCGGGTTTATTCCGAACAAGGGATATGTATTTTGGTGTTTCGCGGCGGCGATCGCCGTCCTCTTGCCGTTCTTCCGCATGCCGAAGCAGCGGCTTCGCGTCCTCCGCGGATTCTGGGCGTTGTCCGCCTTCTACGTCCTCTTCCAACTTGGCCATGCCTCGTATTTGTACGCCGATTTAAAGGCTCAAGGCTATGAACACGTCGCCATACGGGCCGACCGTTGGCCCGGAGGTTTTTCCTATTACGCCAAGAAAGGCGGAGAAATCGTGGAAGGACGAAGCGATCTCCGCGGACGTCAGCCGTCCGGCATCGTGCAAGAATACCGTACGGATCCGGTCGATCTGGATCCGCTCATGGAGAATCCCTCCGCGAGAGCGTTGATCCTGTTCGCGCCTTTCGTCGGAACGCAGGATTTGGGCGACAGCGTGCGCCTGTTCGATCCCCGGTTCGCGGGAAGACGCGGTTTTCTCGATATCGTCGTTCCGAAACCGAACCCGTCGTCAAACTAG
- a CDS encoding patatin-like phospholipase family protein: MKPAGDQTGLVLEGGGMRGLYTAGVLDLFAERDLYFPYQIGVSAGACMAVSYLSRQRGRNKIVNIDFAGDPRYLSWRKFLRHRRELFGMDFIFEEIPRFLVPFDFQAFEESREEFVVAATDVDTGEPVYYYKSRPGFDALTLLRASSSLPFFAPIVEFQGKKLMDGGISDPIPIRKAEADGCSRTLLILTRNQGYVKSRNRLRWLLQRKFGAFPKFVEVMLNRHDIYNKTVAYAEEKERNGEAFIIRPREPIVVGRVEQNKAKLERLYKQGYEDAKAIYPKLEQWLR; this comes from the coding sequence ATGAAACCAGCAGGAGATCAAACCGGCTTGGTGCTGGAAGGCGGGGGAATGCGGGGCCTCTATACGGCCGGCGTATTGGATTTGTTCGCGGAGCGGGACTTGTACTTTCCTTACCAAATCGGAGTGTCGGCCGGCGCGTGCATGGCCGTCAGTTATCTCTCCAGGCAGCGGGGCCGGAACAAGATCGTCAACATCGACTTCGCCGGCGACCCCCGGTACTTGTCGTGGCGGAAGTTCCTGCGTCATCGGCGCGAGCTGTTCGGCATGGACTTCATATTCGAAGAAATTCCGAGGTTCCTCGTTCCGTTCGATTTTCAAGCGTTCGAAGAGTCGCGCGAAGAATTCGTCGTGGCCGCCACGGACGTGGATACGGGAGAGCCGGTGTATTATTACAAGAGCCGGCCGGGGTTTGATGCGTTGACGCTGTTACGGGCTTCGAGTTCCTTGCCGTTCTTCGCGCCGATCGTGGAATTTCAAGGGAAGAAGCTGATGGACGGCGGTATCTCGGACCCGATCCCGATCCGCAAAGCCGAAGCCGACGGCTGTTCCCGCACGCTGCTCATCCTCACTCGGAATCAGGGATACGTGAAAAGCCGTAATCGGCTGCGTTGGCTTCTGCAGCGAAAGTTCGGGGCTTTCCCGAAATTCGTGGAGGTCATGCTGAACCGTCACGACATTTACAACAAGACGGTCGCGTACGCGGAGGAAAAGGAACGTAACGGCGAGGCTTTCATCATCCGCCCCCGGGAGCCGATCGTCGTCGGACGCGTGGAGCAAAACAAAGCCAAATTGGAACGGTTGTACAAGCAAGGTTACGAGGACGCCAAGGCCATCTATCCGAAGCTCGAGCAATGGCTTCGCTGA
- a CDS encoding GerAB/ArcD/ProY family transporter, producing MGKPSVRASELAILLILFEIGSTTLFLQAPKAKQDAWLSMFLAAAGGLLLLALYLVIHKRDPDRDLFDLCKRYLGKYLGTLLGCVFACYFLYEASRNLRDLGELTVLTLLDRTPIAFIMFIALLVIANSARYGLRGIALTCVALFPTLMVSYLILIVLIWNSGLIHVEFMFPLLENGIVPVAREAFPALVSFPFGQTVLFLVFFAYAKKDGAKEGKGLPKAIVRAYIFVALFLIAINQINILVLGPVLAANCTFPLLESVQLIHFNRPLRMDPLFTIVLFVGLGIKAVCFLAAAAMGGEKLIGFGFKKWIVVLGAVIYPLAFVSPNLSHHLWLGRVITVKFVSPIFQIALPMLLFAVMLLRRKLKPA from the coding sequence ATGGGAAAACCTTCGGTTCGGGCTTCCGAATTGGCGATCTTGCTCATTCTGTTCGAAATCGGCAGCACGACGCTGTTTCTGCAAGCCCCGAAGGCCAAACAAGACGCCTGGCTGTCGATGTTTCTCGCGGCAGCGGGCGGCTTGCTGCTGCTCGCGCTTTATCTGGTCATCCACAAGCGCGATCCGGATCGGGATTTATTCGACCTGTGCAAGCGGTACTTGGGCAAGTACCTGGGGACCTTGCTCGGGTGCGTCTTCGCTTGTTATTTCCTATACGAAGCCTCCCGCAACCTGCGCGATCTCGGCGAATTGACGGTGCTTACTTTGCTGGACCGAACGCCGATCGCCTTCATCATGTTCATTGCGCTGCTCGTGATCGCCAACTCCGCGAGATACGGCCTCAGAGGCATCGCATTGACGTGCGTCGCGCTGTTTCCGACCTTGATGGTGAGTTACCTGATCCTGATCGTCTTGATCTGGAACTCGGGTCTGATCCACGTCGAGTTCATGTTTCCTCTCCTGGAGAACGGGATCGTTCCGGTCGCGCGCGAAGCGTTCCCGGCGCTTGTGTCGTTTCCGTTCGGGCAAACCGTTCTGTTCCTCGTTTTCTTCGCGTACGCGAAGAAAGACGGCGCAAAAGAGGGCAAAGGACTGCCGAAAGCGATCGTGCGTGCCTACATTTTCGTGGCGTTGTTCCTGATCGCGATCAATCAGATCAACATCCTCGTGCTCGGTCCCGTGCTCGCGGCGAATTGCACGTTTCCGCTCCTGGAATCCGTGCAACTGATCCATTTCAACCGTCCGCTCCGGATGGATCCCCTTTTCACGATCGTCTTGTTCGTCGGCCTGGGGATCAAGGCGGTGTGCTTTCTCGCCGCTGCGGCGATGGGCGGCGAGAAGCTTATCGGCTTCGGCTTTAAAAAATGGATCGTCGTGCTTGGAGCGGTCATTTACCCGCTGGCCTTCGTTTCCCCGAATCTCAGCCACCATCTGTGGCTTGGCCGCGTCATTACGGTTAAATTCGTGTCTCCGATTTTCCAAATCGCGCTTCCCATGCTGCTTTTCGCGGTTATGCTTCTGAGACGGAAGCTGAAGCCGGCATGA
- a CDS encoding spore germination protein has product MPVFQRILKSMGLTSDPSQQAASNPEPDPPIPASLFQAISRLRASFGHSADLVIREWEDAAAPSRRVAVAYIEGIVDPKLLSKLVEAITEQLPSVSGGPAAMETRIQGKLPVGKVKLVHTEGHLRADLLTGNAVILTDGFPAALAASVPGGEKRGVEEPTSQTVIRGPKEGFTEDLTVNVSLLRRKLRTSDLRIERRTIGRYTQTPVVMAYIEGLADTAVLDEMRKRLDAIDTDSVLESGYIEELIQDKTWTPFPTMMNTERPDSTAGSLLEGQVALLVDGTPFVLLAPVTFFKFFQSSEDYYQRYDLSSFLRVIRLFAFFVAMLLPSLYIAVSTFHQEMMPSTLLVSLAAQREGTPLPALIEALLMEITFEVIREAGVRMPRAIGPAISIVGALVLGQAAVQAGLVSGAMVIVVSFTAIANFVIPAFNMAASVRLIRFGLMFLAGTLGLFGILAGAVPILTHVVNVRSFGVPYFTPLAPIWMNNWKDLVVRVPWPLMKTRPAVIGKQNRQRQGPKTNS; this is encoded by the coding sequence ATGCCTGTTTTCCAACGGATCCTGAAGTCGATGGGGCTGACGTCAGACCCTTCGCAACAGGCGGCATCGAATCCGGAGCCTGATCCGCCCATTCCGGCTTCGCTGTTCCAAGCGATTTCCCGGCTGCGAGCCTCGTTCGGGCACAGCGCCGACCTCGTGATCCGCGAGTGGGAGGATGCGGCTGCACCTTCGAGAAGAGTTGCCGTTGCGTATATCGAAGGCATCGTCGATCCGAAACTGTTATCCAAACTCGTCGAGGCCATCACGGAGCAGCTTCCTTCCGTTTCGGGCGGCCCTGCGGCCATGGAAACCAGAATCCAAGGCAAGCTTCCCGTCGGCAAAGTGAAGCTCGTTCATACGGAAGGACATCTAAGGGCCGACTTGCTCACGGGTAATGCCGTCATCTTGACGGACGGGTTTCCGGCCGCCTTGGCGGCTTCCGTGCCGGGCGGGGAAAAACGCGGGGTGGAGGAACCGACCTCCCAAACGGTGATCCGGGGGCCCAAGGAAGGCTTTACGGAAGACCTGACGGTGAACGTATCGCTGCTCCGAAGGAAACTGCGCACGTCGGACCTGCGGATTGAGAGGCGTACCATTGGCCGGTATACCCAAACGCCGGTGGTCATGGCGTATATCGAAGGGCTTGCCGACACGGCCGTGCTGGATGAAATGAGAAAACGCCTTGACGCCATCGACACGGACAGCGTGCTGGAGAGCGGGTATATCGAAGAGTTAATTCAAGACAAGACGTGGACGCCGTTTCCGACGATGATGAACACGGAGCGTCCGGATTCGACTGCAGGAAGTTTGCTGGAGGGACAGGTCGCACTTCTGGTGGACGGAACGCCGTTCGTGCTTCTGGCCCCGGTGACGTTCTTCAAGTTTTTCCAATCCAGTGAAGACTACTATCAGCGATACGATCTCTCCTCCTTCCTCCGCGTCATTCGACTGTTCGCTTTTTTCGTCGCGATGCTTCTGCCTTCCTTGTATATCGCGGTATCGACGTTCCACCAGGAAATGATGCCCTCGACGCTGCTCGTCAGCTTGGCGGCGCAGAGGGAAGGGACGCCGCTTCCGGCGTTAATCGAAGCGCTGCTCATGGAAATCACGTTCGAGGTCATCCGCGAAGCGGGCGTGCGGATGCCGCGGGCGATCGGGCCCGCTATCTCGATCGTGGGCGCTTTGGTATTGGGACAAGCCGCCGTTCAGGCGGGACTGGTGTCGGGAGCGATGGTCATCGTCGTATCGTTCACGGCGATCGCCAACTTCGTCATTCCCGCGTTCAACATGGCGGCGTCGGTCCGTCTCATCCGTTTCGGACTGATGTTCCTGGCGGGGACGCTGGGCCTGTTCGGCATTCTGGCGGGAGCTGTCCCTATTTTGACGCATGTGGTGAATGTCCGTTCGTTCGGCGTTCCTTACTTCACTCCGCTTGCGCCGATTTGGATGAATAACTGGAAGGACTTGGTCGTCCGGGTTCCCTGGCCGCTGATGAAGACCCGTCCGGCCGTGATCGGCAAACAAAACCGGCAGCGTCAAGGGCCTAAAACGAATTCGTAG
- a CDS encoding Ger(x)C family spore germination protein, with translation MRFCRLLMACLIPLLTLTGCWNRIELNQLGITTATGIDWDNGEWVVTFQEIVPSAMSAAAGGTTGGNIAQSPVHVFSTRAKTIREAVAVNDFEHSRWIYLAHNNVVVVGREAAKHGIGSILDAYFRNHDARQSTEIVVTDRDARLILEQLVPPERLPGDAIASILRKEDRSSSAIPAVSVFDAALMLTSETGTAMLPEISLSGEETERSKSLDAFKTSSQSSKLKLTRIAVFRGDTLAGWLSREEGLGVSWMSGKVKNTTFTFTCPSGEDESLLATYRSYKASAKVTPIRTRDGYSFRVKVKTSGELLNYGCMPDITRLGTVRAIEKQVEAKIREDVKNGWAAMQRLRADLAGLAGKVHRKYPRDWRKVKDTWNERLAEMEVDVQTDVKIRRQGLTANSFQRILK, from the coding sequence ATGCGATTCTGCCGGCTTCTGATGGCGTGTTTGATTCCGCTTTTGACGCTGACCGGCTGCTGGAACCGCATCGAACTGAACCAACTCGGGATCACGACGGCGACGGGCATCGATTGGGATAACGGCGAGTGGGTGGTGACGTTTCAGGAAATCGTCCCATCCGCGATGTCCGCCGCTGCGGGAGGAACTACGGGAGGGAACATTGCGCAGAGTCCGGTCCACGTATTCTCCACCCGGGCCAAAACGATCCGCGAAGCGGTAGCGGTGAACGATTTCGAGCATTCGCGTTGGATTTACTTGGCCCACAACAACGTCGTAGTCGTCGGACGCGAGGCGGCAAAGCACGGGATCGGCAGCATTTTGGACGCCTATTTCCGGAATCACGATGCCAGACAGTCGACCGAAATCGTCGTGACAGACCGCGATGCCAGACTGATCTTGGAGCAGCTCGTCCCGCCGGAACGGCTTCCAGGCGATGCGATCGCCTCTATCTTGCGGAAAGAAGACCGGTCTTCTTCCGCCATTCCGGCCGTATCCGTTTTCGACGCGGCTCTTATGCTGACCTCTGAGACGGGAACCGCCATGTTGCCGGAGATCTCTCTCTCGGGGGAAGAAACGGAAAGATCGAAGTCGCTGGACGCATTCAAAACCAGCTCCCAGAGCAGCAAGTTGAAGCTGACCCGCATCGCCGTTTTTCGAGGAGACACGCTTGCCGGCTGGTTGAGCCGCGAAGAGGGTTTGGGCGTATCCTGGATGTCCGGCAAAGTGAAAAACACGACGTTCACGTTTACATGCCCGTCCGGCGAGGACGAGTCCTTGCTTGCGACCTACCGTTCCTATAAGGCGTCGGCGAAAGTGACCCCTATCCGAACAAGGGACGGATACTCTTTTCGAGTCAAGGTGAAAACGTCGGGAGAACTGTTGAATTACGGCTGCATGCCGGATATCACCAGACTCGGAACCGTTCGCGCGATCGAAAAACAGGTCGAGGCCAAGATCCGGGAGGACGTGAAAAACGGCTGGGCCGCCATGCAAAGGTTACGCGCGGATCTTGCGGGTTTGGCCGGCAAAGTGCATCGGAAATACCCGAGAGATTGGCGGAAAGTGAAGGATACCTGGAACGAACGCCTGGCCGAAATGGAGGTGGACGTTCAAACCGACGTCAAAATCCGCCGGCAGGGTCTCACCGCGAATTCCTTTCAGCGGATCTTGAAATAG
- a CDS encoding ABC transporter ATP-binding protein, translated as MHNFKVYFRFVKPYWKRVLLTVFVGMLKFGIPLILPALMKYVVDDILLGAEPADVKTRKLVYVMAGAFFVFIVVRGPVEYWRQYFAQWTTSRILYDLRNHLFGHIQKLSLRYYQNRKTGEVISRMINDAEQTKSIVETGMMNVWLDLFTLTIAIGFMFNMDFHLTLVSIAVLPFYALSVKKLYRKLKAYSKTRSQALADLQSYLFERVNGMPVIKSFTLEETERVNFDRKNENFLNRAFALTRWNALTNAIINTLTDLAPLLVLFYGGFQVLRGNLTLGAFMAFFAYLDRLYSPLRRIVNSSTELTQAGASLERVVELMNEPYDIQDAPGARELPGEVQGKIEFRNVSFRYSETTDWVIRDLNLRIHPGETVAFVGMSGGGKSSLISLIPRFYDIQQGSISLDDRNIRDVTIHSLRSQIGMVLQDNILFSGSVRENIQLGNPKATDAQIVEAALAANAHEFICGLPDGYDTEIGERGVKLSGGQKQRIAIARVFLKNPRILILDEATSALDLESEHLIQESLEKLAKNRTTLVVAHRLSTITHADQIVMIENGEIREQGTHADLMARDGAYARLFNVQNLSV; from the coding sequence ATGCACAATTTCAAAGTTTATTTCCGGTTCGTTAAACCGTATTGGAAGCGGGTGCTGCTGACCGTATTCGTCGGGATGCTGAAATTCGGAATTCCCCTGATTCTCCCTGCCCTGATGAAATACGTGGTCGACGACATTCTGTTGGGCGCGGAACCGGCGGACGTGAAAACGCGCAAGCTCGTTTACGTGATGGCAGGCGCGTTTTTCGTTTTCATCGTCGTCCGCGGCCCCGTGGAATATTGGCGGCAATATTTCGCGCAATGGACGACCAGCCGGATTCTGTACGACCTGCGCAATCATCTTTTCGGCCATATCCAGAAGCTTTCCCTTCGTTATTATCAGAACCGCAAAACGGGGGAAGTCATCTCCCGCATGATCAACGATGCCGAACAGACCAAATCCATCGTCGAAACCGGCATGATGAACGTTTGGCTGGACCTGTTCACGCTGACGATCGCGATCGGTTTCATGTTCAACATGGATTTCCATCTGACGCTCGTCTCGATCGCGGTTTTGCCGTTTTACGCGCTGTCGGTCAAGAAGCTCTATCGCAAGCTGAAGGCGTACTCCAAAACGAGGTCGCAGGCGCTGGCCGATTTACAGAGCTATCTGTTCGAACGCGTGAACGGGATGCCGGTGATCAAAAGCTTCACGCTGGAAGAGACGGAGCGGGTCAATTTCGACCGCAAAAACGAGAATTTCCTGAATCGCGCTTTCGCTTTGACCCGGTGGAACGCGCTGACCAACGCCATCATCAACACGTTGACCGATCTGGCGCCGCTGCTCGTGTTGTTCTATGGGGGCTTTCAAGTCCTTCGCGGCAATTTGACGCTGGGCGCTTTCATGGCGTTTTTCGCTTATTTGGACCGGCTGTACAGCCCGTTGCGCCGGATCGTGAACTCCTCTACGGAGCTCACGCAAGCAGGCGCTTCGCTGGAGCGGGTCGTGGAGCTGATGAACGAGCCTTATGACATCCAGGATGCTCCCGGCGCGCGGGAGCTGCCGGGGGAAGTTCAGGGAAAGATCGAGTTTCGGAACGTCAGCTTCCGGTATTCGGAGACGACCGATTGGGTCATCCGCGATTTGAATTTGCGGATTCATCCGGGGGAAACGGTCGCGTTCGTGGGCATGAGCGGGGGAGGGAAATCTTCGCTGATCAGCCTGATTCCCCGGTTCTACGACATCCAGCAGGGCAGCATTTCGCTGGATGACCGGAATATCCGCGACGTCACCATCCATAGCCTGCGCAGCCAGATCGGCATGGTGCTCCAAGACAATATTCTGTTTAGCGGCAGCGTCCGGGAAAATATCCAGCTCGGGAATCCGAAGGCGACTGACGCGCAAATCGTGGAAGCCGCGCTGGCGGCCAACGCTCACGAGTTCATCTGCGGGCTGCCGGACGGCTACGATACGGAAATCGGGGAGCGGGGGGTCAAGCTGTCCGGAGGACAGAAGCAGCGGATCGCGATCGCGAGGGTGTTCCTGAAAAATCCGCGGATTCTGATCCTGGACGAAGCGACGTCGGCTTTGGACCTGGAATCCGAGCATCTCATCCAGGAGTCGCTCGAGAAGCTGGCCAAAAACCGGACGACGCTCGTCGTGGCGCACCGTCTGTCGACGATCACCCACGCGGACCAGATCGTCATGATCGAGAACGGCGAAATCCGCGAGCAAGGCACGCACGCGGATTTAATGGCGAGGGACGGAGCCTACGCGCGGTTATTCAACGTGCAGAACTTGAGCGTATAA
- a CDS encoding glucosaminidase domain-containing protein: MIAKRLVTLSVLVLAAVLLLSFFLYVSVSRNTYASAAASTANRESKIDPRLQIAALVKLPPRTHAVQLAAVPVQTARAPQKPRASSYVTTAFYLNIREEPSSKARILKVVEKGTELNVIQTTDNGWLRLEGGGYVHGGYAQLSPQQTRESQSMAADALKPARSSRPYKLPEPAKAVRPADPTPTVRSDSGLTEEHIARIFEGTALEGQHLESAILEIEEDYGINAYFTIAVMKLESGNGKSRLAKSKNNLFGLNATGNGNKQAYRFDTKADSVRKFGQLIAKNYVGKGYTTVEKVAQKYCPANSKWPRLVKGIMVSDHVKLLV, from the coding sequence ATGATCGCCAAACGCCTTGTTACCTTGTCCGTTCTCGTACTCGCCGCCGTTCTGCTATTGTCCTTCTTCTTGTACGTTTCCGTCTCCAGAAACACTTACGCGTCGGCCGCTGCGTCGACCGCCAATAGGGAATCCAAGATCGATCCCCGCCTGCAAATCGCCGCCCTCGTGAAACTGCCTCCCCGGACCCATGCCGTGCAGCTGGCCGCGGTTCCCGTTCAAACCGCGCGCGCTCCCCAAAAGCCGAGGGCTTCCTCGTATGTCACAACCGCATTTTATTTGAACATCCGAGAAGAGCCGAGCAGCAAAGCCCGGATCTTGAAAGTCGTCGAGAAGGGCACGGAGCTTAACGTGATCCAAACGACGGATAACGGCTGGCTTCGCCTCGAAGGGGGAGGGTATGTACACGGAGGATACGCGCAGCTATCCCCGCAGCAAACGCGGGAATCCCAGAGCATGGCCGCCGACGCGCTGAAGCCCGCCCGGTCGTCCAGGCCTTACAAGCTTCCTGAGCCGGCGAAGGCAGTCCGTCCGGCCGATCCGACCCCGACCGTGCGTTCGGATTCGGGGTTAACCGAGGAGCATATCGCCCGGATTTTTGAAGGGACGGCGCTGGAAGGCCAACATTTGGAGTCGGCCATTTTGGAAATCGAAGAAGACTACGGCATCAACGCCTACTTCACGATCGCCGTGATGAAGCTGGAGAGCGGCAACGGCAAAAGCCGGCTGGCCAAAAGCAAAAACAACCTGTTTGGCTTAAACGCTACGGGTAACGGGAATAAACAGGCTTACCGTTTCGATACGAAAGCGGACAGCGTCCGCAAATTCGGCCAATTGATCGCCAAAAACTATGTCGGCAAAGGATATACGACCGTGGAGAAAGTCGCGCAGAAGTATTGCCCGGCGAATTCCAAATGGCCGAGACTCGTCAAGGGAATCATGGTCAGCGACCATGTTAAGTTGCTAGTTTGA